In the genome of Myxococcus stipitatus, one region contains:
- the ppk1 gene encoding polyphosphate kinase 1 gives MAKRGVAGRSVTQKPLERDVLPAGVEMDEGLFFNRELSWLAFNDRVLQLAESSDEPLLERLKFVAIYARNLDEFFMIRVARLHEQVRGGVARLVPDGAAPGTTLDKLHEGIFEQSKRHSAIFEKLLRPALAEKGLRILSAKDLDAEQRAQVDQRFREQIFPVLTPLAIGLGRHFPYISNLSLSLAVLLRDPQADEESVARVKVPKELLPRFLPLKGHVFVPLEEVIAQHLGDLFPGMEVLSWSLFRVTRDADFTVSEDAEDLLKAVETELRQRRFGDVIRLEVQAGMSPKLLEPLVEALGLEPRQVYEEQGLLGLGDLQSIAFAPGFPELKDPPWTPVSQPRLRPDPDAPPEAGTVMAAMRRGDLLVHHPYDSFSSSVERFVTEAVADPDVLAIKQTVYRTSDSSPLVPALITATENGKQAVCMVELKARFDERTNIKWANALEEAGVHVVYGIPSLKTHAKAILIVRREGERVRHYVHVGTGNYNPKTARLYTDMGLFTTDPDIGADVADLFNYLTGFGRPKSFRKLLVAPLTMREGLLEHIKRTVVAHTLERPSRIQMKMNALVDPAIIRALYDASRAGVKVELNVRGICCLRPGVPGVSDNIRVVSTLGRFLEHARVYLFECGTEVRCYIGSADLMPRNLDHRVEILAPVEDAGLISQVRDTLDRNLADNTHAWELQSDGTWRRLSPPSHGDKRWAQGELMERANRHAQFQGGRPLP, from the coding sequence ATGGCGAAGCGAGGCGTTGCCGGACGCAGCGTCACCCAGAAGCCCTTGGAGCGAGATGTCCTTCCAGCGGGGGTGGAGATGGATGAAGGGCTCTTCTTCAATCGCGAGCTGTCCTGGCTGGCCTTCAACGACCGGGTGCTCCAGCTGGCGGAGTCGTCGGACGAGCCCCTGCTCGAGCGGCTGAAGTTCGTCGCCATCTACGCGCGCAACCTGGACGAGTTCTTCATGATTCGGGTCGCGCGGCTGCACGAGCAGGTGCGCGGCGGCGTGGCCCGGCTGGTGCCGGATGGGGCGGCGCCTGGCACCACGCTGGACAAGCTGCACGAGGGCATCTTCGAGCAGAGCAAGCGCCACAGCGCCATCTTCGAGAAGCTCCTGCGGCCCGCGCTCGCGGAGAAGGGCCTGCGCATCCTCAGCGCCAAGGACCTGGACGCCGAGCAGCGCGCCCAGGTGGACCAGCGCTTCCGGGAGCAGATATTTCCCGTGCTCACCCCCCTGGCCATCGGCCTGGGCCGGCACTTCCCGTACATCTCCAACCTGTCGCTCAGCCTCGCCGTCCTCCTGAGAGACCCGCAGGCCGACGAGGAGAGCGTGGCCCGGGTGAAGGTGCCCAAGGAGCTGCTGCCCCGCTTCCTGCCGCTCAAGGGCCATGTCTTCGTGCCGCTCGAGGAGGTCATCGCCCAGCACCTGGGGGACCTGTTCCCCGGCATGGAGGTGCTGAGCTGGAGCCTGTTCCGCGTGACGCGGGACGCGGACTTCACCGTGTCCGAGGACGCGGAGGACCTGCTCAAGGCGGTGGAGACGGAACTGCGCCAGCGCCGGTTCGGCGACGTCATCCGGCTGGAGGTCCAGGCGGGCATGAGCCCCAAGCTGCTGGAGCCGCTGGTGGAGGCGCTGGGGCTGGAGCCTCGCCAGGTGTACGAGGAGCAGGGGCTGTTGGGGCTGGGCGACCTGCAGTCCATCGCCTTCGCGCCGGGCTTCCCCGAGCTGAAGGACCCGCCGTGGACGCCCGTGTCGCAGCCTCGGCTGAGGCCGGACCCGGACGCGCCGCCCGAGGCCGGCACGGTGATGGCGGCGATGCGGCGGGGCGACCTCCTGGTCCACCACCCCTATGACTCGTTCAGCTCGTCGGTGGAGCGCTTCGTCACGGAGGCGGTGGCGGACCCGGACGTGCTCGCCATCAAGCAGACGGTGTACCGCACCTCCGACAGCTCACCGCTGGTGCCCGCGCTGATTACGGCGACGGAGAACGGCAAGCAGGCCGTGTGCATGGTGGAGCTCAAGGCCCGCTTCGACGAGCGCACCAACATCAAGTGGGCCAACGCGCTGGAAGAAGCGGGCGTGCACGTCGTCTACGGCATCCCCTCGCTGAAGACACACGCGAAGGCCATCCTCATCGTCCGGCGCGAGGGGGAGCGCGTGCGCCACTACGTGCACGTGGGCACCGGCAACTACAACCCGAAGACGGCGCGCCTCTACACGGACATGGGCCTGTTCACCACGGACCCGGACATCGGCGCGGACGTGGCGGACCTGTTCAACTACCTGACGGGCTTCGGCCGCCCCAAGAGCTTCCGCAAGCTGCTGGTGGCCCCCCTCACCATGCGCGAGGGCTTGCTGGAGCACATCAAGCGCACCGTCGTCGCGCACACGCTGGAGCGCCCGTCGCGCATCCAGATGAAGATGAACGCGCTGGTGGACCCGGCCATCATCCGCGCCCTCTACGACGCGTCCCGCGCGGGCGTGAAGGTGGAGCTCAACGTGCGAGGCATCTGCTGTCTGCGCCCGGGGGTCCCCGGCGTGTCCGACAACATCCGGGTGGTGTCCACGCTGGGCCGCTTCCTGGAGCACGCACGCGTCTACCTCTTCGAGTGCGGCACGGAGGTGCGCTGCTACATCGGCTCCGCGGACCTGATGCCTCGCAACCTGGACCACCGGGTGGAAATCCTGGCGCCGGTGGAGGACGCGGGGCTGATTTCACAGGTGCGCGACACGCTGGACCGGAACCTGGCCGACAACACCCACGCCTGGGAGCTCCAGTCGGATGGCACCTGGCGCCGCCTGTCCCCTCCCTCGCACGGAGACAAGCGCTGGGCCCAGGGGGAGCTCATGGAGCGCGCCAACCGGCACGCCCAGTTCCAGGGGGGCCGCCCGCTCCCCTGA
- a CDS encoding PAS domain-containing sensor histidine kinase yields MGRRWTFSQRVGAGFIASLLVALALAVTSAVALLSVRTHQKAALLELSMDLLEVERLRRAFSDKVSSERGYALSGDTLFAEEMVASRERFISIAGRLKARLVMEPASSLLDAAMRAEQEHEQAVRELVVAHAANVPRSKLERLFEERVGTTRLRAYEALQHLSANAEEQLARGIQRAVDVDERVLNLTLVAASLGLAVAAVLAWVLLRRLRPLREEADDSARRFQLLVEGVQDYALLLLDARGRVASWNPGATRITGYEAAEVVGEPVDVFYPPESAALGVPEKDLARARRDGRLRTEGWRRRKDGSSFFAEALINVLRDESGALRGYAEVTRDITERRRAERTQGLFAEAGRVFQQYPEPDLMVAELSRMMVPEVADGCVLYVLTPSGQLRPRVVKHSDEEKEPLLWEAVRRHQPSPDTPRGLWQVMRTGRSHWVADVTPEMLAKNAEDAEHLRMMEQVGVRSYLAVPLRSGEKTQGVLVLLTSSPERRLTQGDQVFMEELAGRAALALDNARLLRESREAVELIGIAAHDLGNPLNTLQLLLRKLQRQGPGMEPEKMRDGLAAALKQTQRLGQLLLNLLDLSRLSAGRLVLDVSMVDLADLAHEVVERFAAYASEQGSKLVFDAELGLVGGWDRLRLDRVVTNLLSNALKFGAGQPVEVRVERAGLSRARLVVKDHGVGIPPEAQRRIFDRFEQVPSEGRHAGFGLGLYIVRQLVDAHGGSVHVESSPGEGSTFTVELPLLQPGSEREPPPANEPPVSP; encoded by the coding sequence GTGGGGCGGCGGTGGACGTTCTCACAGCGCGTCGGCGCGGGGTTCATCGCGTCCCTGCTCGTGGCGCTGGCGCTCGCGGTGACGTCCGCGGTGGCGCTCCTGTCCGTGCGCACCCACCAGAAGGCGGCCCTGCTCGAGCTGTCCATGGACCTCTTGGAGGTGGAGCGCCTGCGCCGCGCCTTCAGCGACAAGGTGTCCAGCGAGCGGGGCTATGCGCTGTCGGGTGACACGCTCTTCGCCGAGGAGATGGTGGCCTCGCGTGAGCGCTTCATCTCCATCGCCGGGAGGCTGAAGGCGCGCCTCGTCATGGAGCCCGCGTCGTCGCTCCTGGACGCGGCCATGCGCGCGGAGCAGGAGCACGAGCAGGCCGTGCGGGAGCTCGTCGTGGCGCACGCGGCCAACGTGCCTCGCTCCAAGCTGGAGCGCCTCTTCGAGGAGCGCGTGGGCACCACGCGGCTGCGCGCCTATGAGGCCCTGCAGCACCTCTCCGCCAACGCGGAGGAGCAGCTCGCGCGGGGCATCCAGAGGGCGGTGGACGTGGATGAGCGGGTGCTCAACCTCACCCTCGTCGCCGCGAGCCTGGGCCTCGCGGTGGCGGCGGTGCTGGCGTGGGTGCTGCTGCGGCGGCTGCGGCCCTTGCGCGAGGAGGCGGACGACAGCGCGCGGCGCTTCCAGCTCCTCGTCGAGGGCGTGCAGGACTACGCGCTCCTGCTCCTGGACGCGCGCGGCCGCGTGGCGAGCTGGAACCCGGGGGCCACGCGCATCACGGGCTACGAGGCCGCGGAGGTGGTGGGCGAGCCGGTGGATGTCTTCTATCCCCCCGAGTCCGCCGCGCTGGGTGTACCGGAGAAGGACCTGGCGCGAGCGCGCAGGGACGGGCGGCTGCGCACGGAAGGGTGGCGGCGGCGCAAGGACGGCTCGAGCTTCTTCGCGGAGGCGCTCATCAACGTGCTGCGCGACGAGAGCGGCGCGCTGCGGGGCTACGCGGAGGTGACGCGCGACATCACCGAGCGCCGTCGCGCCGAGCGCACGCAGGGCCTCTTCGCGGAGGCCGGCCGGGTGTTCCAGCAGTACCCGGAGCCGGACCTGATGGTGGCGGAGCTGTCTCGGATGATGGTGCCCGAGGTGGCGGATGGGTGTGTCCTCTACGTGCTGACCCCCTCCGGCCAGCTGCGGCCCCGCGTGGTGAAGCACTCGGACGAGGAGAAGGAGCCCCTCTTGTGGGAGGCGGTGCGGCGGCACCAGCCGTCGCCGGACACGCCTCGGGGGCTGTGGCAGGTGATGCGCACCGGGCGCTCGCACTGGGTCGCGGACGTGACGCCGGAGATGCTCGCGAAGAACGCCGAGGACGCCGAGCACCTGAGGATGATGGAGCAGGTGGGCGTCCGCTCGTACCTGGCGGTGCCGCTGCGCTCGGGGGAGAAGACGCAGGGCGTGCTGGTGCTGCTCACGTCCTCGCCGGAGCGGAGGCTCACGCAAGGCGACCAGGTCTTCATGGAGGAGCTGGCCGGGCGCGCGGCGCTGGCGCTGGACAACGCCCGGCTGCTGCGGGAGTCGCGCGAGGCGGTGGAGCTCATCGGCATCGCCGCGCATGACCTGGGCAACCCGCTCAACACGCTCCAGCTGCTCCTGCGCAAGCTCCAGCGGCAGGGTCCGGGCATGGAGCCGGAGAAAATGCGCGATGGCCTGGCCGCGGCGCTGAAGCAGACGCAGCGCCTGGGGCAGCTGCTGCTCAACCTGTTGGACCTGTCTCGTTTGTCCGCGGGGCGTCTGGTGTTGGACGTGTCGATGGTGGACCTGGCGGACCTGGCGCACGAGGTGGTGGAGCGCTTCGCGGCGTATGCCTCCGAGCAGGGCAGCAAGCTGGTCTTCGACGCGGAGCTGGGGCTGGTGGGCGGCTGGGACCGGCTGCGCCTGGACCGGGTGGTGACGAACCTCTTGTCCAACGCGCTGAAGTTCGGCGCGGGACAGCCGGTGGAGGTGCGCGTGGAGCGCGCCGGGCTGTCACGGGCGCGGCTGGTGGTGAAGGACCACGGCGTGGGCATTCCTCCGGAGGCGCAGCGCAGAATCTTCGACCGCTTCGAGCAGGTGCCCTCGGAGGGGCGCCATGCGGGCTTCGGGCTGGGGCTCTACATCGTCCGGCAGCTCGTGGATGCACACGGTGGCTCGGTCCATGTGGAGAGCTCGCCGGGCGAGGGCTCCACCTTCACCGTGGAGCTGCCCTTGTTGCAGCCAGGCTCGGAGCGGGAGCCTCCCCCCGCCAACGAACCCCCTGTCTCGCCTTGA
- a CDS encoding cupin domain-containing protein encodes MSAPTRSPNTAIARPPRWDSRRRTEPSSEDAGANDATSSPAEVSVDKVHLARELTLFSAHEAPRALGALNGQRVQLMKLQGDGPWRRHAHDDTLYLVLHGQLRMELRERTVEVEPGELLVLPRGVEHRPVADAEVHVLVLEPSSALPPL; translated from the coding sequence ATGAGCGCGCCCACTCGCAGTCCCAACACCGCCATCGCCCGCCCCCCTCGCTGGGATTCCCGTCGGCGCACCGAGCCCTCCTCCGAGGACGCGGGCGCCAACGACGCGACGTCCTCCCCCGCCGAGGTCTCCGTGGACAAGGTCCACCTGGCCCGGGAGCTGACCCTCTTCTCGGCCCACGAGGCCCCTCGGGCGCTGGGCGCGCTCAACGGCCAGCGCGTCCAGCTGATGAAACTCCAGGGTGACGGGCCCTGGCGCCGGCACGCGCATGACGACACGCTGTACCTGGTCCTCCATGGCCAGCTGCGCATGGAGCTGCGCGAGCGCACCGTCGAGGTGGAGCCCGGCGAGCTGCTCGTCCTGCCTCGGGGCGTGGAGCACCGGCCCGTCGCGGACGCGGAGGTCCATGTCCTGGTCCTCGAGCCGTCCAGCGCGCTCCCTCCGCTCTAG
- a CDS encoding TIGR02266 family protein, translating to MTSSSPAARASTLGSREAELARIESELSTQESRLAEQLTRAQAEAAALSTRLEGVRAALAKAHQDPEADPQVGEQASRLQAARVPALNVDTAREKALEAREKALEARRRVGLEAQAALRTQQEQVAQVTRAVADAEAALRRQVEASTARTRAQQEAARARQAELARAATEATARGETVPSVPGPARASGADGVEARRNGRVRMHTSIDMRSDSNFFTGFSMDISEGGVFIATVDAVPRGTQVELDFTLPGGRPMKVTGVVRWVREANSRTPELMPGVGVQFTGLPHEVASVISSFVTTRDPMFYPD from the coding sequence ATGACCTCGTCGTCCCCCGCTGCCCGTGCATCCACGCTGGGTTCCCGTGAGGCTGAGCTGGCTCGCATCGAGAGCGAGCTGTCCACCCAGGAGTCCCGGCTCGCTGAACAGCTCACGCGCGCCCAGGCGGAGGCCGCCGCGCTCTCCACCCGGCTGGAAGGGGTGAGGGCCGCGCTGGCCAAGGCCCACCAGGACCCGGAGGCCGACCCCCAGGTGGGCGAGCAGGCCTCCAGGCTCCAGGCCGCACGGGTGCCCGCCCTCAACGTGGACACCGCGCGGGAGAAGGCCCTGGAGGCCCGCGAGAAGGCCCTGGAGGCCCGCAGGCGGGTGGGCCTGGAGGCACAGGCCGCGCTGCGCACCCAGCAGGAGCAAGTGGCCCAGGTGACGCGCGCCGTGGCGGACGCCGAGGCGGCCCTGCGGCGACAAGTCGAAGCCTCCACGGCCCGGACGCGCGCGCAGCAGGAGGCGGCCCGCGCGAGACAGGCGGAGCTGGCCCGCGCCGCCACCGAGGCCACCGCCCGCGGCGAGACAGTCCCCTCCGTCCCAGGGCCTGCCCGGGCGAGCGGCGCGGACGGTGTGGAGGCGCGGCGCAACGGGCGCGTGCGGATGCACACGTCCATCGACATGCGCAGCGACTCCAACTTCTTCACCGGCTTCTCCATGGACATCAGCGAGGGCGGCGTCTTCATCGCCACGGTGGACGCGGTGCCTCGCGGCACGCAGGTGGAGCTGGACTTCACGCTGCCCGGAGGCCGGCCCATGAAGGTGACGGGCGTGGTGCGCTGGGTGCGCGAGGCCAACTCCCGCACGCCGGAGCTGATGCCGGGCGTGGGCGTCCAGTTCACCGGGCTGCCGCACGAGGTGGCGTCCGTCATCTCGTCCTTCGTCACCACCCGCGACCCGATGTTCTATCCAGACTGA
- a CDS encoding RtcB family protein: MSWKQRLEKAAEGHYVLPKTKSMRVDANLFLSDKLLWGEGPDLPGLEDAVFDQVVNAASFPGVTRVAVTPDCHVGYGVPIGTVVETDGILLPTAAGYDIGCGMVQLQTTLTAEDVADVAKRRQWIEQVTRRIAVGVGASRVQHQRRVSDKAFADVVRHGAKALGRGSAVTERDFIPVEDDRVDIPDRAYEKRGQLGSLGGGNHFTEMQVDEEGRVWVMLHTGSRGFGWNIAKHFFVEGAARLGLKSRSEDFVWLDADSPLGREYWNLHNMAANFAVANRLIIGEAVCAALEDVFGGTASVYYEISHNLIQKEAGKFVARKGATRAFPAGHPSLKKTNWEGTGHPILIPGSMETGSAILFAEEGASKSIYSVNHGSGRRLSRGEARRVLKQDATDARMAESGIILNTRHTPLDESGPCYKNLEDVLETVEMAGLAKVARRLKPVACIKGAD; the protein is encoded by the coding sequence ATGAGCTGGAAACAACGATTGGAGAAGGCCGCCGAGGGCCACTACGTCCTGCCGAAGACCAAGAGCATGCGGGTGGACGCGAACCTGTTCCTGTCCGACAAGCTGCTCTGGGGTGAGGGGCCCGACCTCCCGGGCCTCGAGGACGCCGTCTTCGACCAGGTGGTCAACGCCGCGTCCTTCCCGGGCGTCACCCGAGTCGCCGTCACCCCGGACTGCCATGTGGGCTATGGCGTCCCCATCGGCACCGTGGTGGAGACCGACGGCATCCTGCTCCCCACCGCCGCCGGCTACGACATCGGCTGCGGCATGGTGCAATTGCAGACGACCCTCACCGCCGAGGACGTGGCGGATGTCGCCAAGCGCCGGCAGTGGATTGAGCAGGTGACCCGGCGCATCGCGGTGGGCGTGGGCGCCAGCCGCGTGCAGCACCAGCGCAGGGTGTCCGACAAGGCCTTCGCCGACGTGGTGCGGCATGGCGCCAAGGCCCTGGGCCGAGGCTCCGCCGTCACCGAGCGCGACTTCATCCCCGTGGAGGATGACCGGGTGGACATCCCCGACCGCGCCTACGAGAAGCGCGGCCAGTTGGGCAGCCTGGGCGGTGGCAACCACTTCACGGAGATGCAGGTCGACGAGGAGGGCCGCGTCTGGGTGATGCTCCACACCGGCAGCCGCGGCTTCGGGTGGAACATCGCCAAGCACTTCTTCGTGGAGGGCGCCGCGCGGCTGGGCCTCAAGAGCCGCAGCGAGGACTTCGTCTGGCTGGACGCGGACAGCCCGCTGGGCCGCGAGTACTGGAACCTCCACAACATGGCGGCCAACTTCGCCGTGGCCAACCGGCTCATCATCGGCGAGGCCGTGTGCGCCGCGCTGGAGGACGTGTTCGGCGGCACCGCGAGCGTCTATTACGAAATCTCCCACAACCTCATCCAGAAGGAGGCCGGGAAGTTCGTCGCCCGCAAGGGTGCCACGCGCGCGTTCCCCGCGGGACACCCCTCGCTCAAGAAGACGAACTGGGAGGGCACCGGGCACCCCATCCTGATTCCCGGCTCCATGGAGACGGGCAGCGCCATCCTCTTCGCCGAGGAAGGGGCGTCCAAGTCCATCTACTCGGTGAACCACGGCTCCGGCCGCCGCCTATCGCGGGGCGAGGCGCGCCGCGTGCTCAAGCAGGACGCCACCGACGCGCGCATGGCGGAGTCGGGCATCATCCTCAACACCCGGCACACCCCGCTCGACGAGTCCGGCCCCTGCTACAAGAACCTGGAGGACGTGCTGGAGACGGTGGAGATGGCGGGGCTGGCCAAGGTGGCGCGCCGCCTCAAGCCCGTGGCCTGTATCAAGGGCGCGGATTGA
- a CDS encoding class I SAM-dependent methyltransferase — translation MLPLHQRETHAFVRPAVAQRHRVLEVGCGEGILAGQLAAEGHDVVGIDARLRDPPRPPGVRFEQVPLLRFSSAPFDALVAVAVLHHLAPLDASVAKLRELLVPGGVLVVDDFDLAAPDAPTARWYYEVQDLLAAGGLFPPEAVHGTPEEAPLERWHHEHQHHDEPLHTGEDMMSALRDGGFELQHVARGPYLFRYLGKQHPGHTPTPGRMAEYILATERQRIAEGVFKPVGLRIVAQRR, via the coding sequence ATGCTCCCCCTCCACCAACGAGAGACCCACGCCTTCGTCCGTCCCGCCGTGGCCCAGCGCCACCGCGTCCTGGAGGTCGGCTGTGGAGAGGGAATCCTCGCGGGACAGCTCGCGGCCGAGGGCCACGACGTCGTCGGCATCGACGCACGGCTTCGCGACCCACCGCGCCCGCCCGGAGTGCGCTTCGAGCAGGTCCCCCTGCTGCGCTTCTCATCGGCGCCTTTCGACGCGCTGGTCGCGGTGGCCGTGCTCCATCACCTCGCGCCGCTCGACGCGTCCGTGGCGAAGCTGCGCGAGCTGCTGGTGCCCGGGGGCGTGCTCGTCGTGGATGACTTCGACCTGGCCGCGCCGGATGCCCCCACCGCGCGCTGGTACTACGAGGTGCAGGATCTACTCGCCGCCGGAGGACTCTTCCCTCCCGAGGCCGTCCACGGCACTCCCGAGGAAGCCCCGCTCGAGCGCTGGCACCATGAGCACCAGCACCACGACGAGCCACTCCACACCGGGGAGGACATGATGAGCGCGCTGCGCGACGGGGGCTTCGAGCTCCAGCACGTCGCGCGCGGGCCCTACCTCTTCCGCTACCTGGGCAAGCAGCACCCCGGCCACACCCCCACTCCAGGGCGCATGGCCGAATACATCCTCGCCACCGAGCGCCAGCGCATCGCCGAGGGGGTGTTCAAGCCCGTCGGCCTGCGCATCGTCGCCCAGCGGCGCTGA
- a CDS encoding sigma-70 family RNA polymerase sigma factor has product MQRSRFHSFVQHWPASATRDVDAPMLEALLTSWVSTGRRTWPEVALAEEDFLQHLAQRLVPGDVSSWTSEAIPAADLYLACACARGLPAAHAALERHFLSKVARAVTRVRGGGVDAEEVLQQLRQRLLASEGNAEPRIAEYRGTAPLSAWLRAAAVRTALNLQRAEGRRARVEQEVEGAVLGGDVELDYLRRRHHQDFREALAAAVASLSPRERTVLRLHVVEGVNLERIGAMYRAHKSTVSRWVAHARQTLLSRVREQLAERLRLSVGELDSLMLAVGGQLDLSLPGLLRESA; this is encoded by the coding sequence ATGCAGCGCAGCCGCTTCCATTCCTTCGTCCAGCACTGGCCCGCGTCCGCGACGAGAGACGTGGACGCGCCCATGCTCGAGGCGCTGCTGACGTCGTGGGTTTCCACAGGGCGTCGGACGTGGCCGGAGGTGGCACTCGCGGAGGAGGACTTCCTGCAGCACCTGGCCCAGCGGCTGGTGCCGGGAGATGTGTCCTCGTGGACGTCCGAGGCCATCCCCGCGGCGGACCTCTATCTCGCGTGTGCCTGCGCGAGAGGACTTCCCGCGGCGCATGCGGCGCTGGAGCGGCACTTCCTCTCGAAGGTGGCGCGAGCGGTCACCCGCGTCCGGGGTGGCGGTGTGGACGCGGAGGAGGTGCTCCAGCAGCTGCGCCAGCGGCTGCTCGCCTCGGAGGGGAACGCCGAGCCGCGCATCGCCGAGTACCGGGGAACCGCGCCCCTGTCCGCGTGGCTGCGCGCGGCGGCGGTGCGCACGGCGCTCAACCTCCAGCGCGCGGAGGGGCGGCGCGCGAGGGTGGAGCAGGAGGTGGAAGGGGCAGTGCTGGGAGGAGATGTCGAGCTGGACTACCTCCGGCGGCGTCACCACCAGGACTTCCGCGAGGCCCTGGCGGCGGCGGTCGCGAGCCTCTCTCCGCGCGAGCGCACGGTGCTGCGGCTGCACGTGGTGGAGGGGGTGAACCTGGAGCGCATCGGCGCGATGTACCGCGCGCACAAGTCCACGGTGTCGCGCTGGGTGGCGCACGCGAGGCAGACATTGCTTTCGCGGGTGCGCGAGCAGCTGGCGGAGCGTCTGCGATTGTCGGTGGGCGAGCTGGACAGCCTGATGCTCGCGGTGGGCGGCCAGCTGGACCTCAGCCTCCCAGGCCTGCTGCGGGAGTCCGCGTAG
- a CDS encoding SMI1/KNR4 family protein, producing MSASSIEFEMEELLLRIAPELAKQWQGANPELIAQVERIAGRPLPPFYHWFLRRMGKDMGALAYPTLDFSAERILACYAEKLVAPDSRFLLIGYESNEQMPLHVFYDFDVPAREDALVTERDAMGGDLYDRFETLREMLAWGALLRFRVNKMPQKCEGILSSEEPDLLSSLDPLMSSLGFNKPIPTGPRCGIYERHDAVMICKRTPREELLGYQSFRIGGRDAGLVRKILGRIATESALEVEVDEWNPALR from the coding sequence ATGTCAGCATCCTCAATAGAATTTGAGATGGAAGAACTGCTCCTGAGAATTGCGCCAGAACTCGCGAAACAGTGGCAGGGAGCGAATCCTGAGCTGATTGCACAGGTCGAGCGGATCGCAGGGAGACCCTTGCCCCCGTTCTATCATTGGTTCTTGAGGCGTATGGGCAAAGACATGGGTGCCCTTGCCTATCCCACTCTAGACTTCTCGGCAGAGCGCATCCTCGCCTGTTACGCCGAGAAGTTGGTCGCGCCCGATTCCCGATTCCTGCTCATTGGCTATGAATCCAATGAGCAAATGCCACTACATGTCTTCTACGACTTCGACGTACCAGCACGGGAAGATGCGCTGGTGACGGAGCGGGACGCCATGGGCGGTGACCTCTATGATCGATTCGAGACTTTACGTGAGATGTTGGCGTGGGGTGCACTTCTAAGGTTCAGGGTCAACAAGATGCCACAGAAGTGTGAAGGCATTCTTTCCAGTGAGGAGCCAGACCTTCTTTCATCTCTTGATCCGCTGATGAGCAGCCTTGGATTCAACAAGCCAATTCCTACCGGGCCTCGCTGTGGCATCTACGAGCGACACGATGCAGTCATGATATGCAAACGGACGCCAAGGGAAGAGCTTTTGGGTTACCAATCCTTCAGGATTGGCGGCCGCGACGCTGGACTCGTCAGGAAGATTCTGGGTCGGATTGCCACCGAATCCGCACTGGAGGTCGAAGTCGACGAATGGAATCCTGCGCTGCGATGA
- the tnpA gene encoding IS66 family insertion sequence element accessory protein TnpA: protein MSKLVESEEWFQVAEAFEASGLTQKEFSAQRGLRLSTLQSWVYRRRRQRSRKAPAVRLLPVEVASTTQASAAMLEIVLPGGARVRFAPGTDVGYVARLLTALGR, encoded by the coding sequence ATGTCGAAGCTGGTTGAGAGTGAAGAGTGGTTCCAGGTCGCCGAGGCGTTTGAAGCGAGCGGCCTGACGCAAAAGGAGTTCTCCGCGCAGCGCGGGTTGAGGCTTAGCACGCTGCAGTCGTGGGTTTACCGGCGCCGACGTCAGCGGAGCAGGAAGGCCCCCGCTGTGAGACTGTTGCCGGTGGAGGTGGCGAGCACGACGCAAGCGAGCGCGGCGATGCTCGAGATAGTGCTGCCCGGCGGAGCGCGAGTGAGGTTCGCCCCAGGCACCGACGTCGGGTACGTGGCCCGGCTCCTCACGGCGCTGGGCAGGTGA
- the tnpB gene encoding IS66 family insertion sequence element accessory protein TnpB (TnpB, as the term is used for proteins encoded by IS66 family insertion elements, is considered an accessory protein, since TnpC, encoded by a neighboring gene, is a DDE family transposase.), translating to MFTLPASVRVVLATEPVDMRKSIDGLMALVQSGWGEDVYSGHLFAFVSRRGDRIKVLAWSRGGFVLLYKRLETGRFRLPKVETEARTVALDATQLAMLLDGIDVAEVRRPSAWAPPGRPAS from the coding sequence GTGTTCACCCTGCCTGCGTCCGTGCGCGTGGTGTTGGCCACGGAGCCAGTGGACATGCGCAAGTCGATTGATGGGTTGATGGCCCTGGTGCAGTCGGGGTGGGGAGAGGACGTGTACTCCGGGCACCTCTTCGCCTTCGTCTCGCGCAGAGGGGACCGCATCAAGGTGTTGGCGTGGAGTCGTGGCGGATTCGTGCTGCTGTACAAAAGACTGGAGACGGGGCGCTTCCGGTTGCCCAAGGTGGAGACCGAGGCGCGGACGGTGGCGCTGGACGCGACGCAGTTGGCGATGTTGCTGGACGGCATCGACGTGGCCGAAGTCCGACGCCCGTCTGCCTGGGCACCTCCCGGCCGCCCGGCCTCCTGA